One window of the bacterium genome contains the following:
- a CDS encoding T9SS type A sorting domain-containing protein, whose protein sequence is MRHLGLSVVISLLLIGVAVYAATPVSEADIARLKAKATSGVMRTAEDVALAERINATTTSHIDILNALARAKQMAAGNTSPTRPPRHVLDEYIVQPVTYDWVDISSFGNILPTGDDMSFGPYDLGFNFPFYDHHYNSVRICTNGFLSFTSSQTSYIESSIPNPLEPNTAVYAFWDDLITNISGTIYYYADAANQRFIVSWVDVPHYGMGGPNTFQVILYDSGTVVLQYADLFDATSCTIGIENQTGTSALQLCYDGTGTVPVNPSAYRITAENSLPNPVTNLHATYTAPNVTLTWTDPDHDTNGNPLIPDSILIYLGGEDPSNFAGHVAHGVQTFAHENTVPGVYTYFVRAKWGDLLSSSTTVTLTIGNPSYQQSFDIDNGQWVPSNEIWQWGPVINPNGPTAHSGANVWGTGLNDNYPANACGTLDLNLGLQVVSDNAQIEFWYWSQIEQAYDGCNFKVSTDNGNSWMIFASQDGYDGTTLSVNTCIPDEACWTGSLSPQWRHTVIPIVVLLGQTPIFRFTFGSDASVNYAGFFFDDMTIWGMGTPIPARGYLTLEQSGPPDWGYTLHQVSGVVNHLVFSNLCPGTTGSVSDEAQYHGWVAQNYPDSVVFTAMQGLTEGSLGTFWLHHPTCSDRVRWMAGDSSGYIDGPLPVELSSFDVTATTDGIRLAFATASETDNDHFEILRATDKSGTFERITSVTSAGNTAGGHRYDYVDTHVTTGQTYWYYLVSVDANGNRTEHRDLQRSAVATESLLPAEYSLSAYPNPFNPSTTLVFSLKEAGHVRLGIYDVTGRLVRSLSEGNYAAGTHRLNVDAGDLATGIYFVRLQSAHFNTSHKLLLLK, encoded by the coding sequence ATGAGGCATTTAGGGCTATCGGTTGTAATTTCTCTGCTACTGATCGGCGTGGCGGTTTACGCCGCAACACCGGTTTCCGAGGCGGACATCGCCCGACTGAAGGCGAAGGCAACCAGCGGAGTGATGCGCACCGCTGAGGACGTGGCTTTGGCGGAGCGGATCAACGCCACCACCACAAGCCATATCGACATTCTGAATGCTCTGGCTCGCGCCAAGCAGATGGCCGCAGGGAACACGTCTCCAACAAGGCCGCCGCGCCACGTGCTCGACGAGTACATCGTTCAGCCGGTGACCTACGACTGGGTGGACATTTCCAGTTTCGGAAATATTCTCCCTACGGGCGACGATATGAGTTTCGGACCCTATGATCTTGGGTTCAACTTTCCGTTCTACGATCATCATTACAACTCAGTTCGGATCTGCACCAACGGATTTCTGTCGTTTACCAGCTCGCAGACTTCCTATATCGAGTCATCCATCCCCAACCCGCTCGAGCCGAACACGGCGGTTTACGCCTTCTGGGATGACCTCATCACCAACATCTCCGGAACGATTTATTACTATGCGGATGCGGCCAACCAGCGTTTCATCGTGAGTTGGGTCGATGTGCCCCATTACGGCATGGGGGGACCGAACACGTTTCAGGTCATCCTCTACGACAGCGGCACGGTCGTGCTGCAGTATGCAGATCTCTTCGATGCTACCAGTTGCACCATCGGCATCGAGAACCAGACCGGCACGTCAGCCCTGCAACTGTGCTATGATGGAACAGGAACGGTTCCCGTCAATCCATCCGCCTACCGCATCACGGCGGAGAATAGCCTCCCCAATCCGGTAACCAATCTGCATGCGACGTACACCGCCCCGAATGTTACCCTGACCTGGACCGATCCGGATCACGACACCAACGGCAATCCGCTGATACCGGACAGCATTCTTATTTACCTCGGCGGCGAGGACCCGTCTAATTTCGCCGGCCATGTGGCACATGGCGTGCAGACCTTCGCGCACGAAAACACGGTACCCGGCGTCTACACCTACTTTGTGCGCGCGAAGTGGGGCGATCTTCTCAGCAGCTCTACGACGGTTACGCTGACGATCGGCAATCCAAGCTACCAGCAGTCCTTTGACATCGACAACGGCCAGTGGGTGCCCAGCAATGAGATCTGGCAATGGGGTCCTGTCATCAATCCGAATGGTCCGACGGCGCATAGCGGCGCGAATGTGTGGGGCACCGGATTGAACGACAACTATCCGGCTAACGCGTGCGGCACGCTTGATCTGAATCTGGGTCTGCAAGTGGTCAGCGATAACGCACAGATTGAGTTCTGGTATTGGTCGCAGATCGAACAGGCTTACGACGGCTGCAACTTCAAGGTGAGCACCGACAACGGAAACAGTTGGATGATCTTCGCATCTCAGGATGGTTATGATGGCACCACCCTTAGCGTCAACACGTGTATTCCTGACGAAGCGTGCTGGACGGGCTCGCTCAGCCCGCAGTGGCGTCACACCGTTATCCCCATTGTGGTGCTGCTTGGCCAGACGCCGATCTTCCGCTTCACGTTCGGTTCCGACGCCTCTGTGAACTACGCGGGCTTCTTCTTCGATGACATGACTATTTGGGGGATGGGGACACCCATCCCCGCGCGCGGCTATCTCACCCTTGAGCAGTCCGGCCCGCCGGATTGGGGCTACACGCTACATCAGGTGAGCGGCGTCGTCAATCATCTGGTCTTCAGCAATCTTTGCCCCGGCACCACGGGTTCGGTCAGCGACGAGGCCCAGTATCATGGCTGGGTTGCGCAGAACTATCCCGATTCGGTGGTCTTCACTGCCATGCAGGGGCTGACGGAAGGCTCGCTGGGCACCTTCTGGCTTCACCATCCCACATGCAGCGACCGGGTCCGATGGATGGCGGGCGACAGCAGCGGCTACATCGACGGCCCGCTTCCCGTGGAACTTTCATCTTTCGATGTTACCGCGACCACCGATGGAATCCGGCTGGCCTTTGCCACCGCTTCGGAAACCGACAATGACCATTTCGAAATTCTGCGCGCCACCGACAAGAGCGGCACGTTCGAGCGCATTACCAGTGTAACCTCCGCGGGGAACACGGCCGGCGGACACCGCTATGACTATGTAGATACTCACGTGACCACCGGCCAGACCTACTGGTATTATCTGGTCAGCGTGGATGCCAACGGCAACCGCACAGAGCATCGCGACCTGCAGCGCAGCGCCGTGGCCACCGAATCCCTTCTTCCTGCGGAGTATTCGCTGAGCGCCTATCCCAATCCCTTCAACCCGAGCACCACGCTGGTCTTCAGTCTGAAAGAAGCGGGACATGTGCGGCTGGGAATCTACGACGTCACCGGACGGCTGGTAAGATCGCTCTCCGAAGGCAATTATGCTGCGGGCACCCACCGCCTGAACGTGGATGCCGGAGATCTTGCAACGGGCATCTACTTTGTCCGTCTCCAGAGTGCGCACTTCAACACGTCGCATAAACTGCTGCTTCTGAAGTAA
- a CDS encoding TonB-dependent receptor: MKNLFCASHLFLIFLMVASPLHAVEPLTIAAAVDTPLYVNPFVYTVTAPRMEIPLRQSPAATTVVTDEQLQAMPRTIAVDEAVKLVPGVRVENQADGSRVHMSIRGQGILTERGIRGIKILLDGLPLNDPTGFAPDLYDVDWATVQRLEVLRGPAAALYGGGSSGGVVNITTQDGPEKPLGGEIYSNAGSYNFEKALGQIGGTSGDVNYRVSASRMQSDGYRVHTAYHGNNIYAKLRWDPTPSVRITPIFAWTEYFNENAEGLNALQVQQDRRMANPDAVPFNEYQLTRRFTNGLSGVIKLPRQQDIQFNGFFRMSLFEEAVPSSVQHRTFLTPGASVQYNRHCDFGWVKNHVSLGSDVQGQNIAENRFKNLGRARQDTLLSNQSINQNTIGAFLLDRVELGSQWSVNAGLRYDHIRNSLLDDKADAQDLSGKANFEKTTARFGAAFTPRREWNLYANWGQGFLPPATEELANNPAQQGGFNAGLAAATSQGEELGVRGEIGQSVYYDVTGFHLQTDKDFDRYRISSRPLETFYRNLGSSRRYGVETLLGWSPVKSVLVQAAYTYSDFTYTKPDTFKGNRLPNSPVHMTYVDVEWRPVADLRIGASSEMQSKWTIDSQNSVFVNGYTLYHLRAAYGWSIAGMNLEIAASVRNILNTPYIAFTEPDPDGNSYQPAPRAEYFGSLRLAL, encoded by the coding sequence GTGAAGAACCTCTTCTGTGCCTCACACCTGTTCCTGATCTTTCTGATGGTTGCGTCCCCCCTCCATGCCGTGGAACCGCTGACCATAGCGGCGGCCGTGGATACCCCGCTGTATGTAAATCCGTTCGTGTACACTGTAACGGCGCCGCGCATGGAGATTCCCTTGCGCCAGAGCCCCGCGGCCACAACTGTGGTCACGGACGAGCAGCTTCAGGCCATGCCGCGCACGATTGCGGTGGATGAAGCCGTCAAGCTGGTGCCCGGTGTGCGTGTCGAAAATCAGGCCGACGGTTCGCGCGTGCATATGTCGATTCGCGGACAGGGAATCCTGACAGAGCGCGGCATTCGCGGCATCAAGATTTTGCTGGATGGTCTGCCGTTGAATGATCCGACCGGCTTTGCGCCGGATCTGTACGACGTGGACTGGGCGACGGTGCAGCGCCTGGAAGTGCTGCGCGGGCCGGCGGCGGCGCTCTACGGTGGCGGCTCATCGGGCGGCGTGGTTAACATTACCACACAGGACGGGCCGGAAAAACCGCTGGGCGGCGAGATCTACAGCAACGCGGGCTCTTACAATTTCGAAAAGGCCCTCGGACAGATCGGCGGCACCAGCGGTGATGTCAACTACCGCGTCTCCGCCTCGCGCATGCAGAGTGACGGCTACCGGGTGCACACGGCTTATCATGGCAACAACATCTATGCAAAACTCCGCTGGGATCCAACGCCCAGTGTCCGCATTACGCCCATCTTCGCATGGACCGAATATTTCAACGAGAATGCCGAAGGCCTGAATGCCTTGCAGGTGCAGCAGGATCGCCGCATGGCCAACCCCGATGCCGTGCCATTCAATGAATATCAGCTCACGCGCCGCTTCACCAATGGACTTTCCGGTGTAATCAAACTTCCGCGCCAGCAGGATATTCAGTTCAATGGCTTCTTCCGCATGAGCCTGTTCGAAGAAGCCGTGCCGTCTTCGGTGCAGCATCGCACCTTCCTGACTCCCGGCGCGTCTGTGCAGTACAACCGCCACTGCGATTTCGGCTGGGTCAAAAACCATGTGAGCCTCGGCAGCGATGTGCAGGGCCAGAATATCGCCGAGAACCGTTTCAAGAATCTGGGCCGCGCGCGGCAGGACACTCTGCTCTCCAATCAGAGCATCAACCAGAACACTATCGGCGCGTTTCTGCTGGACCGCGTGGAACTGGGGTCGCAGTGGAGTGTGAACGCGGGTCTGCGCTATGACCATATTCGCAATTCGCTGCTCGATGACAAGGCCGATGCGCAGGACCTGTCCGGCAAGGCCAACTTCGAAAAGACGACCGCCCGCTTCGGAGCGGCATTCACACCGCGCCGCGAATGGAACCTCTATGCCAACTGGGGCCAGGGTTTTCTGCCGCCGGCCACGGAAGAATTGGCCAACAATCCCGCACAGCAGGGCGGCTTCAACGCGGGACTGGCTGCGGCGACGTCACAGGGCGAGGAACTCGGTGTGCGCGGGGAAATCGGCCAGAGCGTCTACTACGACGTAACGGGTTTCCATCTGCAGACGGACAAGGACTTCGACCGCTACCGCATCTCCTCGCGTCCGCTCGAAACCTTTTACCGCAATCTCGGTTCCAGCCGCCGCTATGGTGTGGAGACATTGCTCGGCTGGTCCCCGGTCAAATCCGTGCTGGTGCAGGCCGCCTACACCTACTCCGATTTCACCTACACCAAACCCGACACCTTCAAAGGTAACCGCCTGCCCAATTCTCCAGTGCATATGACTTACGTGGACGTGGAGTGGAGACCGGTGGCGGATCTGCGGATCGGCGCGAGCAGCGAAATGCAGAGCAAGTGGACGATTGATTCGCAAAATTCGGTCTTCGTCAACGGCTACACACTCTATCATCTGCGGGCCGCCTATGGTTGGAGCATCGCCGGCATGAACCTCGAGATCGCCGCCTCGGTGCGGAACATTCTGAACACGCCGTACATCGCTTTCACCGAGCCCGATCCCGATGGCAACTCCTATCAGCCAGCCCCCCGCGCGGAGTACTTCGGCAGCCTGCGGCTGGCCTTGTAG
- a CDS encoding helix-turn-helix domain-containing protein, with product MTIESTSSPLSSSHADRSQVLLICHRGSVWESRVAGRAESETSPLVLHDMQLAASELKRISLRAMFVALGEEDRNWQDFIPFFRARHFVAPVFFLRDERAETVERILNLCDIVILVSEFSASGLGTLPISTAEEDSLPEIPPEQSARPPASPKSQKFQQARDDYEIRVITSALRLHRGNVSDAAQHLGIGRRNLHYKIRAFGINLDTFRVSDSEQKHTAPQEHQGSQHVRFRRRRSSAPVSSDLSNPS from the coding sequence ATGACCATTGAATCCACGTCCAGTCCGCTCAGCTCCAGTCATGCTGACCGATCTCAAGTCCTGCTGATCTGCCACCGTGGAAGCGTTTGGGAATCCCGCGTTGCGGGCCGGGCAGAATCCGAGACCTCTCCCCTTGTGCTCCATGACATGCAGTTGGCGGCCAGCGAACTGAAGCGGATCTCGCTTCGCGCCATGTTTGTGGCCTTGGGCGAGGAGGACCGGAACTGGCAAGACTTCATTCCCTTCTTCCGCGCGCGCCACTTTGTGGCTCCGGTCTTCTTCCTGCGCGATGAGCGTGCGGAGACCGTGGAACGAATTCTGAATCTTTGCGACATCGTGATTCTGGTCTCGGAATTCTCCGCCAGCGGCTTAGGCACTCTTCCCATCAGCACAGCCGAAGAGGACAGCCTGCCGGAAATTCCGCCCGAACAGAGCGCGCGGCCGCCCGCCAGTCCGAAGAGCCAGAAATTTCAGCAGGCGCGGGACGACTATGAAATACGCGTGATTACAAGCGCGCTGCGGCTGCACCGCGGAAACGTATCCGACGCGGCGCAGCACCTTGGCATCGGCCGCCGCAACCTTCATTACAAGATTCGCGCCTTCGGCATCAACTTAGACACCTTTCGGGTATCGGATAGCGAGCAAAAACACACCGCACCTCAGGAACATCAGGGGAGTCAGCACGTTCGGTTCAGGCGACGTCGCTCTTCCGCACCAGTAAGTTCCGACCTTAGTAACCCGTCTTAA
- a CDS encoding ferritin, producing the protein MISENMIGALNSQIKHELYSSQLYLAMSAFCDRQNLKGFAHWMRVQADEERGHGLKFFDYLLQLGVPVRLEAVDQPPIDFGTPKQIFVAVLEHERMITSKIHGLYEQALAEKDYRTQVMLQWFVNEQIEEEEQAMEILTKIEQVDERMSSILWIDKELKKRA; encoded by the coding sequence ATGATCAGCGAGAATATGATAGGGGCTTTGAACAGCCAGATTAAGCACGAGTTATATTCCAGCCAGTTGTATCTGGCCATGAGCGCTTTCTGCGACCGGCAGAATCTGAAAGGCTTCGCGCATTGGATGCGGGTGCAGGCCGACGAGGAGCGCGGGCACGGGTTGAAGTTTTTCGACTACCTCTTGCAACTTGGAGTTCCGGTGAGACTCGAGGCCGTTGATCAGCCGCCGATAGACTTCGGAACACCCAAGCAGATATTTGTCGCCGTGCTGGAGCATGAGCGTATGATTACGTCGAAGATCCACGGCCTCTATGAGCAGGCTCTGGCGGAGAAGGACTACCGTACGCAGGTGATGCTGCAATGGTTTGTTAATGAGCAGATCGAAGAGGAAGAGCAGGCGATGGAGATTCTAACGAAGATCGAGCAGGTAGATGAGCGCATGTCCTCGATCCTTTGGATTGACAAGGAACTGAAGAAGCGCGCCTGA